GGCGGGATATTTTTTTTGATATTGATAAGAAGATTAGTGAGTTGTTTTTCTGAATAAGGTTTGTATTTTTTTGACTTGAGCCAGCTGTATATTTTAGCGTCGCGGGTAATAACGCACGGGTATATTTTTAACTGGTCAGGCTGGAACGCAGGATCAGAGAAGAGCTCTTTGAACATTTTAAAGTCGCGAGCTGGAGTGGCGCCTGGTAAGTTCGGCATCAGGTGGTAAGTGATTTTAAAACCCGCATCTTTGAGCAGACGGGTGGCGTCAATAATTTGCTGGCGGGTGCAGCCGCGTTTGTTAAGCTTGAGAATGTCGTCATAAATTGATTGGACTCCGATTTCTATTCGGGTGCAGCCGAGGGAGCGCATTCTTAGAATTTCTTCTTGGGTGATATAGTCAGGGCGGGTTTCTAAGGTTAATCCGACGACTCTATGTTTGGCTTTTTCATTTTTTTTCAACACAAATGGCAACGAATTTTTGACGAATGGATACGAATTACGAAGCCTTGTTTCTTGTTTCTTGTTTTCTTGTTTTCTTGTTTTCTTGCCGAATTCATTAAAGGCCTGGAAACACCTTTTTATAAAATTTGTCTGATAGACCATTGGTAAACAAGACCATGTTCCCCCCATAACAATGAGTTCGCATTTGTCCGTTGGGTGGCCGTTAGCTTCAAGCGCTCGCAGTCGCATTTGGACTTGTTTATAGGGGTCAAACTTATTTAAGATTGCCCGCATGACCGCTGGTTCATTGGAGAGATAGCTCTTTGGCATATCTTTTTCATTAGGGCAGTAAATGCATTTACCAGGGCAAGGATAGGGTTTAGTCAGGACCGCGATTGGGGCAACGCCGGAAAGCGTCCGAATTTCCCGTTTTTTAAGAAGACGCTCAAGCTGAATATTTTTGACAATTTTTTTCTTTTTGAGTAATTTATGGTAAGCTTGAATTAGTTCGGCGTTCGTGGGGAGGGAAATACCAAAATTGGCCGCGAGACGTCTTTTAGAGGAAGACAGGATGGCACGGGTTAGATTTTTTTGTCTGGCAAGTTTAAGGATGAATTTCTCGAGGGTTATGTTCATGGTAATCAAGTAATCGGGTAATAGAGTAATTAGGTAATTGATGGTAATAAATTAATAAACCAATAAAATAGTAAATTAAGTGAATGAATCTAGAATTGGCACAAAATATTTTAAAGAAGGTGAAGGATGATTATGATTTTGGCAGTGAATGTTTTGCAAGAAGAGCTAATCCTTGGGAGAGTATTTTTGAATTAATAAAGAAGCAGGTTGGCGCTGGAAAAAAAGTTTTGGATGTGGGATGCGGAGACGGGAGGTATTTTGAAGCGTTGGATGGCATGGGGGTGGAATATACTGGAGTAGATAGTTGTGAGGAGTTGATTGAGAAAGCAAAAGATAAATTTCAAAATTCAAATTATTCTAAATTATTCCAAATCAAATCCAAAGTCAAAAATCCAAACAATTATCAATTATCAATTATCAATTATCAGGTTGCTGATATTTTGGATTTACCATTTGGGGATGGGAAATTTTCCACCAAAGGCGGACCAGCCTTGGGCTGGGATGTTGTTTTATGTATTGCGGTTTTACATCATATACCATCGCGGGAGCTGCAATTGAAAGCGCTGGAAGAGATGCATCGGGTATTAAAGCCGGGTGGGAAGTTGATTATGACGAATTGGCATTTACTGCGGGAGGCATATAAACCTCGGCGTATTGCTATATTGTTAAATTGCTATATTGTTAAATTGTTATATTGTTTCATTGTTTCATTGTTTCATTGTTCGATTGTTAAGAACAAAAGGTGCTTGGGTTTTAAAGATTTGCTGATTCCTTGGGGGATTACTGGAAGCAAAATCAAACGCTACTACTATGCTTTTAGTTTAGCGGAGTTAAGGCGGCTCGTCAAAAAATCAGGATTTAATATAACCGATAAATATTACATTGATAGGAAGAAAAAATCAAGTTTTTGGGAGTCTTTTTGGGGGCGGGGAAATATTGTTGTGGTGGCGGAAAAGTGATATAATGAAGGAGTGATAGTTAATAGGGTTAATAAGATTGTTAATAAAGTTAATAAATTAATAAAAAGAATAATAAATAATAAACAATAAATAATAAATCACAAGGGAGGTTTTATGGATTCAACAAGTTCACCACAGGTGCAAAAAATCAAAAAGTTTTTAATTACCAGCGCATTCTTTACACTTATTCTTGCCGTGCCCTTGGCTGTAGGGGCGGCAGCCAATCAAAACATTTATATCGGCGAAGACGAGGCGGTTATCGGCAATCTTTTTCGAGCCGGAGCCACAGTAGAGATTAATGCTCCAGTGCCCCAGGATTTGTTTGTGCTTGGTCAATCCGTAGTCATCAACGGAGATGTCGGGGGTAGTGTGTTTGCCGCTGGTTCAAACGTCAGGATTAACGGTGATGTGGCTGGCAGTGTCCGCGTCGTTGGCCAGGTTGTTGAAATTAACGGCAAGGTTGGCAAAAACGTGACTGGTTTTGGGAACATGATTATTCTAGGCCAAGAAAGCGAAGTCGCTTGGGATGCGGCTGTTTATGGAGCAACGATTGAGTTGCGGGGCAGGATTAACGGCCGGATTGATGGCGGCGGCGCCCAAGTAGTTATTGCTGGCGAGCTAGCCGGTGGCGGCAAGCTTGATGTGGATGGCGAGCTGACAGTGCGCGAAAGCGCTATAATCGGCCAGACTTTAGAATATACTTCTAAAGAGCCGGCCAAGGTGGCTTCTGGCGCTTTAATTTCAGGAGAGCTTAAACAACTCCAACCCAAGGTTTCTGTTAAAAAGTCGGATTGGAAGCCTTTTTGGTGGCTGAGTAGAATCACCGAATTATTTGGCCTCTTAGTCGTTGGTTTAGTATTGGTAGCTTTGATGAGAAAGAAGATCGGGGAGATGGCTAAGCAAATGATCAAAGAGCCGGGCAAAAGTATTTTGTGGGGCTTGGTTTATTCCATTGTCGCGCCCGTGGTTTTATTTTTGCTCCTCTTTACTATCATCGGTATTCCGCTTTCAGTGATTGGCCTGGTAATGTACGGTATTTCTCTTTATCTTTCCAAAGTTTTTGCGGGTATTGCTTTGGGATTATGGATATTATCCAAGAGCAAGAAAAAGGATTCTTTGGGACTGGCAATGCTTTTAGGCCTAGTAGCATTGACGATAGTTTGCAGTATTCCATTTGTTGGATTCTTAATTTGTCTGGTTGCTATGTGGTGGGGGCTGGGAGGAATTATCAGGACGAAGTGGGAGATGATGAAGGGGTGGCGGTGAGAGGAGGCAGTTGTTTTTAGCTTTAAGAGAATACTTATGCCAGAGAAAACTAAACAAGAAAGGCAGACAGAGATAAGAGAATTAAAAAAAGAATACTTTCGTTTGATTGAAGAAAACACTCCAGGGGAGATTAAGAATAATAAATTGATAAATTTGGATGAAGAGGGAGAGTTTGAATTTAGATTGACTAAAGATTTGATAGAGAAATTGAAGCTGGAAGAATGGCTGGCGAATTATGAAAAAGAAGCCAAAGTTTCCACCGGTGGTATTAGGGGACCGCAGAATGTTTTATACCCCTGGGATACGCGGTTTCCTTTAAACCAAATGGGGATAATTTTGGCAACTTTTGGAAAAGCCCTGGTCCTTAAAGATGATATTAAAGATAGGGAAATTCATAAGGTTGTTTCCAGTGAAGTGCGATATAACAGTAGGGAATATGTGGAATTGATTTCGCGGATTGAAGCAGCTCAAGGAATTTATGTGCATCGGCCATTTAAAAATGAACTAACTTCAATCTGGATGGTGTCTTTTTGGGTTTTTATGAATGGCTACGATGGCGGAGAATATGTAACCTCTTCACATGCAATAAGCAGTAAAATAGCCACTAAAGATTTAGATAGTCAGGGGAGCCAGTTTTTGCCGGAGATGAGTTTAAGGTTTATTGATAAAATTAAAGGGATTTTAAAAGAAGCCAAAGAGAGCCCCGATGGTTATGTGATAAAGTTTTCTGCCAAGAACGATCCCTTGATAAGTGATGATTTTGATGGTTTTGATGAGTATACAGAGTATTTGAAGAAAAGTGTGGCTAAAAATGTTAATATAAATTTAATTAAAGAACAGGCAAGAAATGGTTTTAGATTAATGATGGAAGCGGTGGGTGGTTGCGCTTCTAAAGCGATGTTACCGGTATTTGAAAAATTAGGAATTAATGAAGTTTTTGATTGGCATAACATTGAGGAAGATTCATTTTTTCATGGAATTGGTAAGGTTTGGCGAAAGAATCCAGAAACCAACAAAGAAGAATTTTTTGATTATTCATGTGATTTTTGTTTGATGGAAGTGATAGAGAATGCTGGAATAGAATATGATTTGGTAGATAAGCCAGTAGGTTATGTAGTTTTAATAACAGACCCAGATACTGATAGATTAGTTATTGGCCAAGTAGAATCAAGAGATAGGGCAAAAATAGTGAAAGATTTAGGACTTGATTATATTGAAATAGACAAAGAGAAAATTTTTACAGTTTATAATCCGGGCTATTCTTTTTTTCTGATTATGGATTATTATATGAAGCAATTAAAAGCGGAAGGGGTTTGGGAGAATCACCCGCGGTTTATAGTAACAACCACGCCGTCGCCAAAAATTTGGGACGAATGGGCAGAGTACAATGGAATTAAAGTGGTGACGACCCCGGTGGGAATCAAGGAGATTGCCCATATAGTAAAAAAAGTTGAAAAACAAATTATTAATGATGACTCCAAAGATGTGATTGTTAGGGATATTTATGGGGGGAATATAAATTTAGGACAGGAGCCGAGGATGGTTTTTGGCGGAGAAGAGAGCGGGGGAATGATAACTGGGTTGGAAGATATGTTGGTTACTAAAAGTGGACGCAAAGCATTGGCTATGAGAGATAAGAGCGCGGGTGAATCTAGCGTGATTGCGACTGCATTGGCTGCTAATTTATTCAAGGAAAATAAAATAATTTCTGAATATTTAGGTGAAATTTTTAGAGAGAACAGGATAAAAAGCGTTTATTATGTTCGGGATGATATTGTTTATTATAATGAAAGTGAGCCAGATCCGATAAAAATGAAAGACGCGAAATTAAAAGGGGAAATTAAGAGGGATAAGACAGATAGTTTTTATTTAAGTATTGCTTTGGCTTTTCGAAATAATAAAATTACAATCGAGCAAGCGCGCGAGGTTCTAAGTGAAGCTATTCCGGATTTAGATTTTGGAAAATTAGAAACAGTTAAGTTTACTGGTGATGCTACTTTTTTTCAGTTTGATGATAACATGTTTGTTCAGGTGAGACGAAGTGGGACGGATGCCAAAATGCGAGGGTATGGTGGGGGACCAGATAAAGAGGACTGCAAAAATTATCTTGATAAACTTTTGCATTTTGACGGTGAGCGAGGAGTAAAGTATAAAGAGATTATCCCTGAAGAGTATAAAGATGATATTTATCCTTTGGTTCAGGGGTTGTATAAAGAGTATTTGTATTATGGGATGTAGGTTAAGACCCCATGATAGGTATGAGGAGTTAAAATTTATGAGCAAAGAAAAATTGAACCCGGTTGAGTCGGAACTTAAGGAAACAAACGAGTTTCAAATGGAATACCTTCCTCTTAATGATGTTGAAAAGAAGGCTATGGAGGTTGTTGAAGCTTTGCAAAATAGCGGACACAAAGCCTATTTTGCCGGCGGCTGGGTGCGGGATTTTTTAATGAACAAGCGCGGTCATGACATTGATATTGCCACCTCTGCTCCGCCTGATGAAGTTGAGAAAATTTTTAAATCCATTGCTGATAAAATTGACGCAACAGGTAAGAATTTTTTAGTTATAAGAGCAAGGATGGGAGATGAAGAATTTGAGATAGCGACCTTTAGAAAAGATTTGGGCTATTCTGACGGTAGGAGACCCGACGGGGTAGAGATAGTTGATGATAGAGGAGATGCTGAACGGAGAGATTTCACTATTAATGGCATGTTTTTTGATCCAGTAAGTCAGAAATTAATAGATTATGTTGGTGGTTATAAAGATCTAAAGGATAAAATTGTTAGATTTATTGGCAAGGCCGGAGATAGAATTAATGAAGATAAGCTTCGTATATTGCGGGCAGTGCGTTTTGAGAATCGTTTGGGTTTTAGCTTGGATAAGTCGGCTAAAGAAGGGATAAAAGAAAGAGCCGTTGAGGTGAGAAGATTGGCGCCGGAAAGAGTACAGGAGGAATTTAGTAAAATGTTGTTAAAAAAATCAAGAGCAGAAGCAATAAGAGATTTATCTGAATTAAAAATTTTAGAACATATTATTCCAGAAATTGAGACATTAAAAGGATTAAAACAGCCAGAGGAGTTTCACGAAGAGGGCGATGTTTGGGAGCACACATTAAAGGTTCTGGAAGTATTAGATGAAGATTCTTCTTTGGAATTAGCTTGGGCGGCTTTGTTACACGATATTGGAAAACCCGAGACCCAGACAATGCCCCAAGAGAAAGCTGATAGAATCAGGTTTAACGGACATGCAAAATTAGGAGCAGATAAGGCTAGAATAATAATGAGAGGATTAAGATTTTCAACCAAACAAGTAGATGCTGTTTCCTGGGCAATAGAACATCACATTAATATCAAGGATGTTGTTAATATGAGGAAGGGCAGACAAAGAAGACTTTTACAAGATCCGCGGTTTGAGCTGTTGCTTCGATTATATAAAGCTGATTGCGAAGGCAGCTCACCAGTGAGACTAGAAACCTATGAAAAGATTCGTGGACTTTGGGACGATGAGCAGAAAATTCCCCAAGAACAAAAAAAGCCATTATTAAATGGCCGGGAGATAATGGATATCTTGGGTATTCAGCCAAGCAAAACTGGCGGCGGAAAAATTATTGGTGAGATAAAAAATGCGCTTTATGAGGCGCAATTGGAAGGGGTGGTTATTATTAAAGAAGAGGCTAATGAATTTGTGAAAAATTATAAAATAAATGGCTAATTCATTATGACCATGATAAAATAAGGATAAGGAAGATTTTTAATAACTAATTTGAAGACAGAAAGGAAAAATTATATGAGAGAAATATATATTCCAGCTGAGACAAGACAAGAAAAGACAGAACTTAAAAAAGGGGAGGACAAAGAAGAACAGCTCCGAAAAATCAAAGAGGAAGTAGAGAAAACTAAAGATCGTTTAGGAAAGCCAATTGAACAAGGAATAAAAGATACGGTGGTAATGCTAAAAGCATTTAAGATTGAGATTTCTCAATCTTGTGAAGGGCATATTGAAAAAGAGGAGGTCTCCCCTCCCTGGATTGAGATTTATCCAACTGAACCAGAAAGGGAAGATTGGACAGGAGATGAAGAATTAAGGAGCAGTGTAGAAAAAGAAGGAAAAGAGATGAGATTAAAAATTTTGAATTTATTAAATGAGTTTTATGAGCAGGAAAAGGTTCCTTTTGATCAAATGTTGGGTTTTAAAAATGTAGGTTATGGGTTTCGGATTCAAAATAACGGAGCAGAAACTTTAGGCCTTTTAGATAAAAAAATTCAAGAAGAGAAGGTAGAGATTTATAAAACCGAGATTGAAAGACTTACTCAATTCCTTAAAGATAAATATTTTGAAAAACCAGAATTAAAACCTGAACAGGTCTTACCTA
The sequence above is drawn from the Patescibacteria group bacterium genome and encodes:
- a CDS encoding tRNA uridine(34) 5-carboxymethylaminomethyl modification radical SAM/GNAT enzyme Elp3 — its product is MNITLEKFILKLARQKNLTRAILSSSKRRLAANFGISLPTNAELIQAYHKLLKKKKIVKNIQLERLLKKREIRTLSGVAPIAVLTKPYPCPGKCIYCPNEKDMPKSYLSNEPAVMRAILNKFDPYKQVQMRLRALEANGHPTDKCELIVMGGTWSCLPMVYQTNFIKRCFQAFNEFGKKTRKQENKKQETRLRNSYPFVKNSLPFVLKKNEKAKHRVVGLTLETRPDYITQEEILRMRSLGCTRIEIGVQSIYDDILKLNKRGCTRQQIIDATRLLKDAGFKITYHLMPNLPGATPARDFKMFKELFSDPAFQPDQLKIYPCVITRDAKIYSWLKSKKYKPYSEKQLTNLLINIKKNIPPYVRITRLIRDIPSESIIAGNKISNLRQIIQQKMQATAQTTQSNTKSKKCIRDPLPSVSNPRQSVSVCQCIRCREIRGSDYKMKDVKLIKREYQASQGKEIFLSYEDVKQDKVIAFLRLRLPQLLNYSITQLPTLKNAAIIREVHTYGTMIPVGQLGKVQHRGFGKKLMAEAEKIVKNFEPGRKAKKAGYKKIAVISGIGVRDYYRKLGYNLENEYMVKSF
- a CDS encoding class I SAM-dependent methyltransferase, with amino-acid sequence MNLELAQNILKKVKDDYDFGSECFARRANPWESIFELIKKQVGAGKKVLDVGCGDGRYFEALDGMGVEYTGVDSCEELIEKAKDKFQNSNYSKLFQIKSKVKNPNNYQLSIINYQVADILDLPFGDGKFSTKGGPALGWDVVLCIAVLHHIPSRELQLKALEEMHRVLKPGGKLIMTNWHLLREAYKPRRIAILLNCYIVKLLYCFIVSLFHCSIVKNKRCLGFKDLLIPWGITGSKIKRYYYAFSLAELRRLVKKSGFNITDKYYIDRKKKSSFWESFWGRGNIVVVAEK
- a CDS encoding CCA tRNA nucleotidyltransferase; translated protein: MSKEKLNPVESELKETNEFQMEYLPLNDVEKKAMEVVEALQNSGHKAYFAGGWVRDFLMNKRGHDIDIATSAPPDEVEKIFKSIADKIDATGKNFLVIRARMGDEEFEIATFRKDLGYSDGRRPDGVEIVDDRGDAERRDFTINGMFFDPVSQKLIDYVGGYKDLKDKIVRFIGKAGDRINEDKLRILRAVRFENRLGFSLDKSAKEGIKERAVEVRRLAPERVQEEFSKMLLKKSRAEAIRDLSELKILEHIIPEIETLKGLKQPEEFHEEGDVWEHTLKVLEVLDEDSSLELAWAALLHDIGKPETQTMPQEKADRIRFNGHAKLGADKARIIMRGLRFSTKQVDAVSWAIEHHINIKDVVNMRKGRQRRLLQDPRFELLLRLYKADCEGSSPVRLETYEKIRGLWDDEQKIPQEQKKPLLNGREIMDILGIQPSKTGGGKIIGEIKNALYEAQLEGVVIIKEEANEFVKNYKING